In one Oreochromis aureus strain Israel breed Guangdong linkage group 2, ZZ_aureus, whole genome shotgun sequence genomic region, the following are encoded:
- the gpc2 gene encoding glypican-2, translated as MDTRVSFPTRRLLVLLCTAAALLGTRSPLAAAGRSCSDTRQVYLEKGYSTSTAPLTQISGEHLRLCPQDYTCCSSQMEETLAQQSERDFLKAVSDNSQFLLTTFTQRHRRFDEFFKELIDLSEKSMNQMFTKTYGLLFTQNAHVFQELFLELRRYYSGGSVSLAEVLSDFWSRLVERVFSLVNPQYQFSEDYLECVSKHAEQLQPFGDVPRKLRVQVSRAFIAARALSQGLATGRDIVNKATKLTADSECVRGLMRQWYCPLCRGMPSVRPCRSLCLNVMKGCLANQADLDTEWNNFIDALYQVSEKLEGPFNMELAADSISVKVSEAIMHMQENSVSISSKVFQGCGNPRPAPARSKRSPKESGGNRRPFRTYTPEEKPTTAAGTNLDRLVTELKERLRPMRGFWVSLPHTICNDEKMAADVTNEDRCWNGQTRGRYLPDVTGDGLVSQINNPEVEVDIARPDVRTRQLIMELRVVTNKLRHAMSGQDMDFMDSEEGSGSGGGDHGERYNHDWPGYGPYSPPYTKPSNNPASNPAKPPRGRDRNGSKWNRNNGQGRVRSAAGLLPFSPFSLLPLPFVVTAATMWR; from the exons ATGGATACCAGGGTGTCTTTTCCCACTCGTCGGCTGCTGGTACTTCTCTGCACGGCTGCTGCCCTTTTAGGGACCCGGAGCCCTTTGGCTGCAGCGGGGAGAAGCTGCTCGGACACCCGGCAGGTGTACTTGGAGAAGGGGTACAGCACAAGCACCGCTCCGCTGACTCAAATTTCTG GTGAGCACCTGCGGCTCTGTCCTCAGGACTACACTTGCTGCTCCAGTCAGATGGAGGAGACTCTGGCCCAGCAGAGTGAAAGGGACTTCCTCAAAGCAGTTTCAGACAACAGCCAGTTTCTCTTGACCACCTTTACCCAGAGACACCGCAGGTTTGACG AGTTCTTCAAAGAGCTTATAGACCTTTCAGAGAAGTCTATGAACCAGATGTTTACCAAGACCTATGGCCTGCTCTTCACCCAGAATGCCCACGTCTTCCAAGAGCTTTTCCTGGAGCTTCGCAGATATTATTCTG GGGGGAGTGTGAGTCTGGCAGAGGTTCTGTCAGATTTCTGGTCCAGACTTGTGGAGCGGGTCTTCTCTCTGGTAAACCCCCAGTATCAGTTCAGTGAGGACTACCTAGAGTGTGTCAGCAAGCACGCTGAACAGCTGCAACCATTTGGGGATGTCCCTCGCAAACTTCGTGTACAA GTGTCGAGGGCTTTCATAGCAGCCAGAGCGTTGTCTCAAGGGCTTGCTACTGGTCGGGACATTGTCAACAAAGCAACAAAG TTAACTGCAGATTCAGAGTGTGTGCGTGGCCTGATGCGTCAGTGGTACTGCCCACTGTGTCGAGGTATGCCCTCCGTGCGCCCCTGCCGCTCATTGTGCCTTAACGTGATGAAGGGCTGCTTAGCCAATCAGGCTGACCTGGACACCGAATGGAACAATTTCATTG ATGCTCTGTACCAGGTTTCAGAGAAGCTGGAGGGGCCTTTCAACATGGAGCTTGCAGCTGACTCTATCTCTGTCAAAGTGTCAGAGGCCATTATGCACATGCAGGAAAACAGTGTCAGCATCTCCAGCAAA GTGTTCCAAGGCTGTGGAAACCCCAGGCCAGCTCCAGCAAGGTCCAAACGCTCGCCCAAAGAGTCTGGGGGCAACAGGAGGCCTTTCCGCACCTACACTCCTGAAGAGAAACCCACCACTGCTGCAGGCACCAACCTGGATCGATTG GTTACCGAGCTGAAAGAGCGACTGCGGCCCATGCGGGGCTTCTGGGTGTCCCTCCCACACACCATCTGCAACGATGAGAAGATGGCTGCCGACGTCACTAATGAGGACCGCTGCTGGAACGGGCAGACCCGGGGGAG GTACCTGCCAGATGTGACAGGTGACGGTTTGGTGAGCCAGATCAATAACCCTGAGGTGGAAGTGGATATTGCACGTCCAGATGTGAGGACCCGGCAGCTGATCATGGAGCTGAGGGTGGTGACCAATAAACTGAGGCATGCTATGAGTGGACAGGACATGGACTTCATGGACA GTGAGGAAGGCAGTGGCTCAGGAGGTGGAGATCATGGCGAAAGGTACAATCATGACTGGCCAGGTTATGGGCCTTACTCTCCACCCTACACCAAACCCTCAAATAACCCCGCCTCCAACCCTGCAAAGCCGCCTCGAGGCCGAGACAGAAACGGGTCCAAGTGGAACAGAAACAACGGGCAGGGACGGGTTCGATCTGCAGCTGGTCTGCTCCCTTTCTCCCCGTTTTCTTTGTTGCCTCTGCCTTTTGTGGTCACTGCTGCCACCATGTGGAGATAG